One part of the Nocardioides zeae genome encodes these proteins:
- a CDS encoding DNRLRE domain-containing protein gives MGIAATPEALSSDPADYDSDGDGRPDQPSEETAIEVATRLGVEVEVLSLRSESQTVVADAEGLLSVEDFGSPIRIQTDPDGADDGWVDVDYDLEETGDGVWAPKASRADVVVNGTVDGVVEAARVTYEDGSSVAVTWPEDNPGELGEPVIEGGLATYPLEGFSGSVDLVVAMTTTGASTWLRINEALTPEETAAIESEGVTFGVRTSGGVDLQTSDEAIAADPALATDVSPGALVLTDDDGEAVGATPPLVAWDSSALDEVGMPTEYTLLGSDLTELEGTGDPGDAGDASGSGDSSEHELTVTPPAELLGGTDGAGAGVEYPVIIDPQFENLTQSQDTWIRNGTTALNGSDSKLLVGKHGTSGAAANLAASLLQFQSTVFDGRQIDQAYLGLYQYGAGTCADRTMNIYSIRDQWAQSQTTWANQPSFYNTNFETATQNRAPSCSSGAGYVDMKITPIVRDWAHGARPNRGVILAAPNGSDTTSARSYCSMDYSAAFPGCDHKPYLRVSYSLAIAGQRPGASHLSFTASDRINTTVDVGTGNLMVTVNGLNLPTMDGQLPLSATYNAVGGSTDRRLGRGWILENTTDIRMTPRAGSQSSADVVFTGPGGRTEEFTTTTTSGSGVTSYDSPDGVKADLFRSSNGYTLKMRESQMKYVFSPDGGLLRMEDRNGNTTGVSEGATPSGSAYKNLTIETPAGSVAARTGNITTTSNGTTTITQGTSSALRTISFARSNNQTTSFTDARGRTTTFSYNSNGLLSEIAAPGNVTTQFTYDDRRRVTAVTQVENASGGPGNSITRFSYPNRHLTRVAAPDTNQSQSVDEAPNTVYEIDDYNRVKKTIDPEGRERSRTYTPNSDTATSTLGASSGGGGGGGAAAGSTITNTWEGNGGDSMTGSTMPTGASSSWEYNGTAGAVYSPTSSEDDAGNQSLYTYNGAGNQMTSSDASQATAEVTRNSDGTIDTATSPGNGSNDTNYGYTNRQVTSMTPVTGSSLTARAYTYDTVGRLATSTNGRGITTTYSYNENDQVVSVTHDGGGTGGSGTQTVTYGYDAAGRQNSRVDTHGTTTTTYDQLGRLLTRVNTAGGGTITYTYDKASRLASSTSTEGGTTNYAYDNAGTPTGYNYPVTPGSSTRITVRFTTDDKGRRTGTYVAPNADFTTWTARTTNTYDKSGRVSRVRADRGNGTPDIIDVSYCYVAGTTPASACPENDTDNDRAKLAWKKDNLTGDGVRYTYDETGRLTNAQPTAGGTTYSYDYNQAGARTSATAGSTTQTLTFNAAHQISTSGYTYDGAGNLTADPASGSTNITYTPADQLNSVNKNGTTYYYSHAGDDNNELLEQSSPDGTYRYTYGRNAGTGVPVVEQVHRTFNSNGSVVTNAAAVISDPVTGTPVMLKSDDGIASIYVYDGTPGAPIALISDQAGQAARTAAYTYDPYGAATTAAGANPNVAAENPYTFSGNGVRDRTTNWVHYGERYYSTRTGTFTQQDTLDAPLDPNNANRYAYAGGDPINNTDPTGRYSWDEFKGDAKGAISSFADGWVDYTVTVIATTTFFAFAGTSAGCIAGAWAGPPGCAAGAQTGAGIGTAAGFIYGNALAIGQLWANS, from the coding sequence TTGGGGATCGCGGCGACGCCTGAGGCGCTGTCCAGCGATCCGGCGGACTACGACTCCGACGGGGACGGTCGTCCCGACCAGCCCTCCGAGGAGACGGCGATCGAGGTCGCGACCCGGCTGGGTGTCGAGGTCGAGGTGCTCTCGCTGCGCAGCGAGTCGCAGACGGTCGTGGCTGATGCCGAGGGCCTGCTGAGCGTGGAGGACTTCGGTTCCCCGATCCGCATCCAGACCGACCCCGACGGCGCCGACGACGGCTGGGTCGACGTGGACTACGACCTCGAGGAGACCGGCGACGGTGTCTGGGCGCCGAAGGCCTCTCGGGCCGACGTGGTCGTCAACGGCACCGTCGACGGTGTCGTCGAGGCCGCCCGGGTGACCTACGAGGACGGTTCCTCGGTCGCGGTGACGTGGCCCGAGGACAACCCCGGCGAGCTCGGCGAGCCGGTCATCGAGGGCGGGCTCGCGACGTACCCGCTCGAGGGGTTCTCCGGCTCGGTGGACCTGGTGGTCGCGATGACCACGACCGGTGCCTCGACGTGGCTGCGGATCAACGAGGCCCTCACGCCCGAGGAGACCGCGGCGATCGAGTCCGAGGGCGTGACCTTCGGTGTGCGGACCTCCGGCGGGGTGGACCTGCAGACCAGCGATGAGGCGATCGCGGCCGACCCGGCCCTCGCGACCGACGTCTCGCCCGGTGCGCTGGTGCTCACCGACGACGACGGTGAGGCGGTGGGCGCCACGCCGCCGCTGGTGGCCTGGGACTCCTCCGCCCTCGACGAGGTCGGCATGCCGACCGAGTACACCCTCCTCGGCAGCGACCTCACCGAGCTCGAGGGCACTGGAGACCCCGGCGACGCCGGCGACGCCAGTGGCTCTGGGGACTCGTCGGAGCACGAGCTGACGGTGACCCCGCCAGCCGAGCTCCTCGGCGGCACCGACGGCGCGGGCGCCGGGGTGGAGTACCCGGTCATCATCGACCCGCAGTTCGAGAACCTCACCCAGAGCCAGGACACCTGGATCCGCAACGGCACGACCGCGTTGAACGGCTCGGACTCCAAGCTGCTGGTCGGCAAGCACGGCACCAGCGGCGCGGCTGCGAACCTGGCCGCCTCGCTCCTGCAGTTCCAGTCGACCGTCTTCGACGGCCGCCAGATCGACCAGGCCTACCTCGGGCTCTACCAGTACGGCGCGGGCACCTGCGCGGACCGCACGATGAACATCTACTCGATCCGTGACCAGTGGGCGCAGTCGCAGACCACCTGGGCCAACCAGCCGTCGTTCTACAACACCAACTTCGAGACCGCCACGCAGAACCGCGCCCCGAGCTGCTCCTCCGGCGCGGGCTACGTCGACATGAAGATCACCCCGATCGTGCGGGACTGGGCCCACGGCGCCCGCCCCAACCGCGGCGTCATCCTCGCCGCCCCGAACGGCAGCGACACCACCTCCGCCCGGTCGTACTGCTCCATGGACTACAGCGCCGCATTCCCGGGCTGCGACCACAAGCCCTACCTGCGGGTGTCGTACTCCCTGGCGATCGCCGGTCAGCGTCCCGGCGCGAGCCACCTCAGCTTCACCGCCAGCGACCGCATCAACACCACCGTCGACGTCGGCACCGGCAACCTCATGGTCACCGTCAACGGCCTCAACCTGCCCACCATGGACGGCCAGCTGCCGCTGAGCGCCACCTACAACGCCGTCGGCGGCAGCACCGACCGTCGCCTCGGCCGCGGCTGGATCCTGGAGAACACCACCGACATCCGCATGACCCCACGTGCCGGCAGCCAGTCCAGCGCCGACGTCGTGTTCACCGGCCCCGGCGGACGCACCGAGGAGTTCACCACCACGACCACCAGCGGGTCCGGTGTCACCAGCTACGACAGCCCCGACGGCGTGAAGGCCGACCTCTTCCGCTCCAGCAACGGCTACACGCTGAAGATGCGTGAGTCGCAGATGAAGTACGTCTTCTCGCCCGACGGTGGCCTGCTGCGCATGGAGGACCGCAACGGCAACACCACCGGTGTCTCCGAGGGCGCCACCCCGTCCGGCTCGGCGTACAAGAACCTGACCATCGAGACCCCGGCCGGCTCGGTCGCCGCCCGCACCGGCAACATCACCACCACCTCGAACGGCACCACCACGATCACCCAGGGCACCTCGAGCGCCCTGCGCACCATCTCGTTCGCCCGGTCCAACAACCAGACCACCTCGTTCACCGACGCACGGGGCCGCACCACCACGTTCAGCTACAACAGCAACGGACTGCTCTCGGAGATCGCCGCACCCGGCAACGTGACTACCCAGTTCACCTACGACGACCGCCGCCGCGTCACCGCGGTCACCCAGGTCGAGAACGCCTCCGGCGGACCCGGGAACTCCATCACCCGGTTCTCCTACCCCAACCGCCACCTCACCCGGGTCGCCGCACCGGACACCAACCAGAGCCAGTCGGTCGATGAGGCCCCGAACACGGTCTACGAGATCGACGACTACAACCGCGTCAAGAAGACCATCGACCCCGAGGGCCGCGAGCGCTCGCGCACCTACACCCCCAACTCCGACACCGCGACCAGCACCCTCGGCGCCTCCTCCGGCGGCGGTGGCGGCGGTGGTGCCGCGGCCGGGTCGACGATCACGAACACGTGGGAGGGCAACGGCGGCGACTCGATGACGGGGTCCACGATGCCCACCGGCGCCAGCAGCTCCTGGGAGTACAACGGCACCGCCGGTGCGGTCTACAGCCCGACCTCCAGCGAGGACGACGCCGGCAACCAGAGTCTCTACACCTACAACGGTGCCGGCAACCAGATGACCTCCTCCGACGCCTCCCAGGCGACCGCTGAGGTCACCCGCAACTCCGACGGCACGATCGACACCGCAACCAGCCCCGGCAACGGCTCCAACGACACCAACTACGGCTACACCAACCGCCAGGTCACCTCGATGACCCCGGTCACCGGGTCCTCGCTCACCGCGCGGGCCTACACCTACGACACCGTCGGTCGCCTGGCCACCTCCACGAACGGTCGCGGGATCACCACCACCTACAGCTACAACGAGAACGACCAGGTCGTCTCCGTCACCCACGACGGCGGCGGCACCGGCGGCAGCGGCACCCAGACCGTCACCTACGGCTACGACGCCGCCGGTCGGCAGAACTCCCGCGTCGACACCCACGGCACCACGACCACCACCTACGACCAGCTCGGTCGGCTGCTGACCCGCGTCAACACCGCCGGCGGCGGCACCATCACCTACACCTACGACAAGGCCTCGCGCCTGGCGTCTTCGACCTCGACCGAGGGCGGCACCACCAACTACGCCTACGACAACGCCGGCACCCCGACGGGCTACAACTACCCCGTCACCCCGGGCAGCTCCACCCGCATCACCGTCCGGTTCACCACCGACGACAAGGGACGACGCACCGGCACCTACGTCGCCCCCAACGCCGACTTCACCACCTGGACCGCGCGGACCACCAACACCTACGACAAGTCCGGTCGCGTCTCCCGCGTCCGCGCCGACCGCGGCAACGGCACCCCGGACATCATCGACGTCAGCTACTGCTACGTCGCCGGCACCACCCCCGCGAGCGCCTGCCCGGAGAACGACACCGACAACGACCGCGCCAAGCTCGCCTGGAAGAAGGACAACCTCACCGGCGACGGCGTCCGCTACACCTACGACGAGACCGGGCGCCTCACGAACGCCCAGCCCACCGCCGGGGGTACCACCTACTCCTACGACTACAACCAGGCCGGCGCCCGCACGTCCGCGACAGCTGGGTCGACCACGCAGACGCTGACGTTCAACGCCGCCCACCAGATCTCCACCAGCGGCTACACCTACGACGGCGCCGGCAACCTCACCGCCGACCCCGCCTCCGGCTCGACCAACATCACCTACACGCCCGCCGACCAGCTCAACAGCGTCAACAAGAACGGCACCACGTACTACTACTCCCACGCCGGCGACGACAACAACGAGCTCCTGGAGCAGTCCAGCCCCGATGGCACCTACCGATACACCTACGGCCGCAACGCCGGCACCGGAGTCCCCGTCGTCGAGCAGGTCCACCGCACCTTCAACTCGAACGGATCCGTGGTGACCAACGCCGCCGCGGTCATCAGCGACCCCGTCACCGGCACCCCCGTCATGCTCAAGAGCGATGACGGCATCGCCTCGATCTACGTCTACGACGGCACCCCCGGCGCACCCATCGCCCTGATCTCCGACCAGGCCGGACAGGCCGCCCGGACCGCCGCCTACACCTACGACCCCTACGGCGCCGCCACCACCGCCGCCGGCGCCAACCCCAACGTCGCCGCCGAGAACCCCTACACCTTCTCCGGCAACGGCGTCCGCGACCGCACCACCAACTGGGTCCACTACGGCGAGCGCTACTACTCGACCCGCACCGGCACCTTCACCCAGCAAGACACCCTCGACGCACCACTCGACCCCAACAACGCCAACCGCTACGCCTACGCCGGTGGCGACCCCATCAACAACACCGACCCCACCGGCCGCTACAGCTGGGATGAGTTCAAGGGCGACGCCAAGGGCGCGATCAGCAGCTTTGCTGACGGATGGGTGGACTACACCGTCACCGTCATTGCGACGACCACGTTCTTTGCTTTTGCCGGTACGAGCGCCGGCTGCATCGCTGGGGCCTGGGCAGGCCCGCCTGGCTGCGCTGCCGGCGCACAGACTGGAGCTGGGATTGGCACCGCTGCCGGCTTCATCTACGGGAACGCGCTTGCGATCGGTCAGCTCTGGGCCAATAGCTGA
- a CDS encoding SRPBCC family protein, with translation MARNERLTDATPAQVWDVLADGWLYPSWVVGASRMRAVDDTWPAAGSRLHHSVGVWPLLIDDATIVEEAEPSRRLQLKARGWPMGEARVVLTLEPEGQGTRLVIEEDAIAGPGRLAPPPVRGVSIAWRNVETLRRLALLAEGRS, from the coding sequence ATGGCACGCAACGAGCGACTGACCGACGCCACCCCCGCCCAGGTCTGGGACGTCCTCGCCGACGGCTGGCTCTACCCCTCGTGGGTCGTCGGGGCCTCCCGGATGCGGGCGGTCGACGACACCTGGCCCGCGGCGGGCTCCCGCCTGCACCACTCCGTCGGCGTGTGGCCGCTCCTCATCGACGACGCCACGATCGTCGAGGAGGCGGAGCCCTCGCGGCGGCTGCAGCTGAAGGCCCGGGGTTGGCCGATGGGGGAGGCTCGGGTCGTGCTGACGCTGGAGCCCGAGGGGCAGGGGACCCGCCTCGTCATCGAGGAGGACGCGATCGCCGGGCCCGGGCGGCTCGCGCCGCCGCCCGTGCGGGGCGTGAGCATCGCCTGGCGCAACGTCGAGACCCTGCGACGGCTGGCGCTGCTCGCCGAGGGCCGGTCGTGA
- a CDS encoding arsenate-mycothiol transferase ArsC, whose product MSDQVPAGHAPVVVFACRANGGRSVASRLLAEHYAGGRVVALSAGTTPGDRVHPEVARVLEDLGLDTSRESPRLLTAEMIAASDLAVTQGCGETCPYVPGARYRDWPLDDPKGQDEATVRRIVADIDARVRDLLVELVPDIDLPPSLLGRG is encoded by the coding sequence ATGAGCGACCAGGTCCCCGCCGGCCACGCCCCCGTCGTCGTCTTCGCCTGCCGCGCCAACGGCGGCCGGTCGGTCGCCTCGCGGTTGCTGGCCGAGCACTACGCCGGCGGTCGGGTCGTCGCGCTCTCCGCCGGCACGACCCCCGGCGACCGCGTGCACCCCGAGGTCGCCCGCGTGCTCGAGGACCTCGGCCTCGACACCTCGCGCGAGTCGCCGCGGCTGCTGACCGCCGAGATGATCGCCGCGAGCGACCTGGCGGTCACCCAGGGCTGCGGCGAGACGTGCCCCTACGTGCCGGGCGCCCGCTACCGCGACTGGCCGCTCGACGACCCGAAGGGCCAGGACGAGGCGACGGTGCGCCGCATCGTCGCCGACATCGACGCCCGCGTGCGCGACCTGCTGGTGGAGCTGGTGCCCGACATCGACCTGCCTCCGAGCCTCCTCGGCCGCGGCTGA
- a CDS encoding ArsR/SmtB family transcription factor — MQTVAACFDICQYPQVTTAPAPACCTPSAESLPGLDEDAATAAAAVLKALADPVRLRLYSRIAGAPEPVCVCDIDDVGVSQPTVSHHLRKLREAGLIDCERRGTWVYYWPVPDATAAARGIL; from the coding sequence ATGCAGACTGTGGCGGCCTGCTTCGACATCTGTCAATATCCGCAGGTGACCACGGCCCCCGCCCCCGCGTGCTGCACCCCGAGCGCCGAGTCCCTCCCCGGGCTCGACGAGGACGCCGCGACGGCGGCGGCGGCCGTGCTCAAGGCCCTCGCCGACCCGGTCCGGCTCCGGCTCTACTCGCGGATCGCCGGCGCCCCGGAGCCCGTCTGCGTGTGCGACATCGACGACGTGGGCGTCTCGCAGCCCACCGTCTCCCACCACCTGCGCAAGCTGCGCGAGGCGGGACTCATCGACTGCGAGCGCCGCGGCACGTGGGTCTACTACTGGCCCGTGCCCGACGCCACCGCAGCCGCTCGCGGGATCCTCTGA
- a CDS encoding IS3 family transposase (programmed frameshift) — protein MAAPRKYLEELRERAIRMAVDLRRDPATRSGALRRVGEQLGINPETLRNWVQQAEVDEGHRPGVTTAEAQRINELEREVRELRRANEILRTASAFFAGGGARPQAEVAQASNRVPTAVLVDYIDQHREKFGVEPICTVLRAAGIQIAPSTYYAAKSRPPSARAIADEQRLVVMRRVHEENYGVYGVRKMHAELNRRGHRIARCTVHRLMRAEGLRGISRAKGPRTTVPGSGPDTRPDLLDRDFKAPEPNRVWVADITYCRTFAGWVYAAFVIDVYSRRVVGWQLSKSLRTDLALDALEMGLWTRQHAGQDTTGVIAHSDKGVQYLAVRYTQRLAEAGAVASVGSTGDSYDNALAEAFNSLFKAELVRNKGPWKNIDDLEIAVAEYIDWFNHRRLHGEIGLVPPVEFEDDYYRHNPAPTTVSASLQSLH, from the exons ATGGCAGCACCGAGGAAGTACCTCGAGGAGCTTCGGGAGCGGGCGATCAGAATGGCGGTCGATCTGCGGCGTGACCCGGCCACCAGGAGCGGCGCTCTGCGCCGGGTGGGCGAGCAGCTGGGGATCAATCCCGAGACGCTGCGCAACTGGGTCCAGCAGGCCGAGGTCGACGAGGGCCACCGGCCCGGCGTCACGACGGCCGAGGCGCAGCGGATCAACGAGCTCGAACGCGAGGTTCGTGAGCTGCGGCGAGCCAACGAGATCTTGCGGACGGCGTCGGCGTTTTTCGCCG GCGGCGGAGCTCGACCGCAAGCTGAAGTAGCCCAGGCATCCAACCGGGTGCCGACTGCGGTGCTGGTCGACTACATCGACCAGCATCGCGAGAAGTTCGGGGTCGAGCCGATCTGCACCGTCCTACGAGCAGCTGGGATACAGATCGCCCCGAGCACCTACTACGCCGCCAAGAGCAGGCCGCCATCGGCACGAGCGATCGCTGACGAGCAGCGGCTGGTGGTGATGCGTCGGGTTCACGAGGAGAACTACGGCGTCTACGGGGTCCGCAAGATGCACGCCGAGCTCAACCGGCGCGGCCACCGGATCGCGCGGTGCACGGTGCACCGGCTGATGCGCGCCGAGGGCCTACGCGGGATCAGCAGAGCCAAGGGACCCCGCACCACGGTTCCTGGAAGCGGCCCGGACACCCGCCCGGATCTGCTGGATCGTGACTTCAAGGCGCCGGAACCGAACCGGGTCTGGGTCGCGGACATCACCTACTGCCGCACCTTCGCCGGCTGGGTCTACGCCGCGTTCGTCATCGACGTCTACTCGCGCCGCGTCGTGGGCTGGCAGCTCTCGAAGAGCCTGCGCACCGACCTCGCCCTGGACGCCCTCGAGATGGGGCTGTGGACCCGTCAGCACGCCGGCCAGGACACCACCGGCGTCATCGCACACAGCGACAAGGGCGTCCAGTACCTCGCAGTGCGCTACACCCAGCGACTGGCCGAGGCCGGTGCTGTCGCGTCGGTGGGGTCGACGGGCGACAGCTACGACAACGCCCTGGCCGAGGCGTTCAACTCGCTATTCAAGGCCGAACTCGTCCGCAACAAGGGGCCGTGGAAGAACATCGACGACCTCGAGATCGCGGTCGCCGAGTACATCGACTGGTTCAACCATCGACGTCTGCACGGCGAGATCGGGCTCGTCCCACCGGTCGAGTTCGAGGACGACTACTACCGGCACAACCCTGCGCCGACTACCGTCAGCGCGTCACTTCAGAGCCTCCACTGA
- a CDS encoding SDR family NAD(P)-dependent oxidoreductase gives MTGPLPDGAVVLVTGASSGIGLGVSRRLAARGMHLVLAARDRAALDQAAADCVRAGAASAMVVPTDVGDDEAVARLVATAAGREGRIDAVVSAAGVASYGRLEEQPADVARAVLRTNLLGGLSLAHHALPVLRAQGRGRLLLVGSVLGHVVAPTMTPYVVSKWGLRGLARQLQVENRDLPDLHVDYVAPGGVDTPIYTSAATTGVRGRPPLPVSSADRAAEQIVAMLDGRRRAAQLTPVNHLLRFGFTAVPWVYDALVTPAFRAIAAEREPAPAGPGNAFEPVAEHALSGGHGSGLRAVARQVGRTLGVRRPPPAPSGPSGGAGGGVA, from the coding sequence GTGACGGGACCGCTCCCCGACGGCGCCGTCGTGCTGGTCACGGGCGCCTCCAGCGGCATCGGCCTCGGGGTCAGCCGCCGGCTGGCGGCCCGCGGCATGCACCTCGTGCTGGCGGCCCGCGACCGTGCCGCGCTCGACCAGGCGGCGGCCGACTGCGTCCGGGCCGGGGCGGCCTCCGCGATGGTCGTCCCCACGGACGTGGGCGACGACGAGGCCGTCGCCCGGCTCGTCGCGACCGCCGCCGGGCGCGAGGGCCGCATCGACGCGGTCGTCAGCGCGGCCGGGGTCGCGTCGTACGGACGCCTGGAGGAGCAGCCCGCCGACGTGGCCCGCGCCGTGCTCCGCACCAACCTGCTGGGCGGGCTGTCGCTCGCCCACCACGCGCTGCCGGTGCTGCGCGCCCAGGGGCGGGGGCGGCTCCTGCTCGTCGGCTCGGTGCTGGGCCACGTCGTCGCGCCGACGATGACGCCCTACGTCGTCAGCAAGTGGGGCCTGCGCGGCCTCGCCCGCCAGCTCCAGGTCGAGAACCGCGACCTGCCCGACCTCCACGTCGACTACGTGGCGCCCGGCGGCGTCGACACCCCCATCTACACGAGCGCGGCGACGACGGGGGTCCGCGGACGCCCGCCGCTCCCCGTCTCGTCGGCCGACCGCGCCGCGGAGCAGATCGTCGCCATGCTCGACGGCCGCCGCCGCGCCGCGCAGCTCACCCCGGTCAACCACCTGCTGCGGTTCGGGTTCACGGCGGTGCCGTGGGTGTACGACGCGCTGGTCACCCCCGCGTTCCGCGCCATCGCGGCCGAGCGCGAGCCGGCGCCGGCCGGACCCGGCAACGCCTTCGAGCCCGTCGCGGAGCACGCGCTCAGCGGCGGCCACGGCAGCGGTCTGCGGGCCGTCGCGCGCCAGGTGGGGCGGACCCTCGGCGTACGTCGTCCGCCTCCGGCGCCCTCCGGCCCGTCGGGCGGTGCGGGCGGCGGGGTCGCGTGA
- a CDS encoding recombinase family protein, producing MLEEQAATAAAAAVPERVRTLVGYARVSTADQSADLQIDALAAAGATRVFVETASGKTDSRPELTRVLDYLREGDVLVVWRLDRLGRSLRHLIDEVNALEARGIGFRSLTEAIDTTTAGGRLVFHVFGALGEFERELIVERTRAGLAAARARGRRGGRPRVMTPERVTTARRLRDEDGLTLDQIAAIIGVSRASVVRALSNRKPPAP from the coding sequence ATGCTCGAGGAGCAGGCGGCTACAGCAGCGGCTGCGGCGGTGCCCGAACGCGTTCGGACCCTGGTGGGCTACGCCCGGGTCTCGACCGCAGATCAATCGGCCGACCTGCAGATCGACGCGCTCGCAGCGGCCGGCGCCACACGGGTCTTCGTGGAGACCGCGAGCGGCAAGACCGACTCCCGCCCTGAGCTCACGAGAGTGCTGGACTACCTCCGCGAGGGCGACGTGTTGGTGGTGTGGCGCCTGGACCGCCTGGGACGCTCGCTGCGACACCTCATCGATGAGGTGAACGCTCTCGAGGCCCGCGGCATCGGGTTCCGCTCGTTGACCGAGGCCATTGACACCACGACCGCCGGCGGGCGCCTCGTGTTCCACGTTTTCGGCGCGCTCGGCGAGTTCGAGCGCGAGCTGATCGTGGAACGCACCCGCGCCGGACTCGCGGCTGCCCGCGCCCGCGGACGCCGCGGCGGTCGACCGCGGGTCATGACTCCCGAACGAGTCACTACGGCCCGCCGGCTCCGAGACGAAGACGGTCTCACCCTTGACCAGATCGCAGCGATCATCGGCGTCTCTAGGGCGAGCGTGGTGCGCGCTCTGAGCAACCGGAAGCCCCCCGCGCCGTAG
- the arsB gene encoding ACR3 family arsenite efflux transporter has protein sequence MNVETRSVPGVRLPLLDRLLPVWIAAAMAAGLLLGRLVPGLDEALGAVEVGSVSLPIALGLLLMMYPVLAKVRYDETGRVTSDRRLLVASLVLNWILGPALMFALAWLLLPDLPEYRTGLVIVGLARCIAMVLVWNDLACGDREAAVVLVALNSVFQVVAFAGLGWFYLQVLPGWLGLSTTSAELSVGAIALSVLVFLGVPLVAGWLTRVGGERARGRDWYEERFLPRIGPLALYGLLFTIVVLFALQGDAITSRPWDVARIALPLLAYFVLMFALSWVLGVRLGLGYPRTATLAFTAAGNNFELAIAVAIGTFGVTSGQALAGVVGPLIEVPVLVALVHVALRLRGDDPVGPTPARGGSS, from the coding sequence ATGAACGTCGAAACAAGGTCGGTCCCGGGCGTGCGGCTCCCGCTCCTCGACCGGCTGCTCCCCGTGTGGATCGCCGCCGCGATGGCGGCGGGCCTGCTGCTGGGCCGCCTCGTGCCGGGCCTCGACGAGGCGCTGGGCGCGGTCGAGGTCGGGTCGGTGTCACTGCCGATCGCCCTGGGCCTGCTCCTGATGATGTATCCGGTGCTCGCCAAGGTGCGGTACGACGAGACGGGGCGCGTGACCTCCGACCGGCGGCTGCTCGTCGCGTCGCTGGTGCTGAACTGGATCCTCGGGCCCGCCCTCATGTTCGCCCTCGCGTGGCTGCTGCTGCCGGACCTGCCGGAGTACCGCACGGGCCTGGTGATCGTCGGCCTCGCGCGCTGCATCGCGATGGTGCTCGTCTGGAACGACCTGGCGTGCGGCGACCGCGAGGCCGCGGTCGTGCTCGTGGCGCTCAACTCCGTGTTCCAGGTCGTGGCGTTCGCGGGGCTCGGGTGGTTCTACCTGCAGGTGCTGCCGGGCTGGCTGGGGCTCTCGACGACCTCGGCCGAGTTGTCCGTCGGGGCGATCGCCCTCAGCGTCCTGGTCTTCCTCGGGGTCCCGCTCGTCGCGGGCTGGCTCACGCGGGTCGGGGGCGAGCGCGCGCGGGGTCGTGACTGGTACGAGGAGCGCTTCCTGCCCCGCATCGGTCCGCTGGCGCTCTACGGCCTCCTCTTCACGATCGTCGTGCTGTTCGCCCTGCAGGGGGACGCGATCACCTCGCGGCCGTGGGACGTCGCCCGCATCGCGCTGCCGCTGCTGGCCTACTTCGTGCTCATGTTCGCGCTGTCCTGGGTGCTCGGCGTGCGGCTGGGGCTCGGCTACCCCCGCACCGCGACGCTGGCGTTCACCGCGGCCGGCAACAACTTCGAGCTCGCCATCGCCGTCGCGATCGGCACCTTCGGCGTCACCTCCGGCCAGGCCCTCGCCGGCGTGGTGGGCCCGCTCATCGAGGTCCCGGTGCTCGTCGCGCTCGTCCACGTCGCGCTGCGCCTGCGGGGCGACGACCCCGTCGGCCCCACCCCCGCCCGAGGAGGCTCCTCATGA